In Leptospira langatensis, a single window of DNA contains:
- a CDS encoding SRPBCC family protein, which translates to MKIFLRILLGIVLVLGLIGIFAPKEFSLQRDITINKPKGLVFDELKLLRNHDKWSAWSKKDPNMKKEFVGTDGTVGFTSRWESKNEELGVGEQEIKKIVAGERLETEIRFKVPFEAAFSSYLTTESVSANQTKVTLGMHDEMPFPINILGFIMNVCFDNKTKIIKDFDATLAGLKTELEK; encoded by the coding sequence ATGAAAATATTCTTAAGAATATTACTTGGGATCGTACTCGTGCTCGGATTGATCGGCATCTTTGCGCCCAAAGAATTCAGTTTGCAAAGAGATATCACAATCAACAAGCCGAAAGGCCTTGTGTTCGATGAGTTGAAACTATTAAGAAATCATGATAAATGGAGCGCCTGGTCCAAGAAGGATCCGAACATGAAAAAAGAATTCGTGGGAACGGATGGTACTGTAGGTTTTACGTCTCGCTGGGAAAGCAAGAACGAAGAACTGGGAGTCGGCGAACAAGAGATCAAGAAGATCGTTGCAGGAGAAAGATTGGAAACTGAGATCCGATTCAAGGTACCGTTTGAGGCTGCATTTTCCAGTTATTTGACCACCGAGTCGGTAAGTGCGAATCAGACCAAGGTGACTTTGGGAATGCACGATGAGATGCCTTTTCCGATCAATATCCTGGGTTTTATCATGAATGTTTGCTTTGATAATAAGACAAAGATCATCAAAGACTTTGATGCAACCCTCGCGGGACTGAAAACAGAATTAGAAAAATAG
- a CDS encoding RHS repeat-associated core domain-containing protein — MILKNFNLRNPTSQTYANGSKAQYSYDVLGRPTLVQGIGSQGETITHTYEYDGASAIGRLTRATDQLGTTDFGYDVRGNITTLQKHLTDEDLTFLIQKKYNLQNQIEEITYPDGSIAKNVYSEAGYLSGITLTPADGSGSDFPIVQYKANLENGNLQIQRLLGNGVLTNISYDPVQRRTVSLQTTKDSSIYESKAYGYDDKGNYNQIQDLVNPVRNQTFTYDTLNRLTSATGVYGTEAYQYSDSGKLLKKGNLNYTYGDSSHTNAVTQVSGNSMNYTYSYDASGNVINRNGLSLAYNPFQKLKSIQTDSGDTVAFDYDFTGTRIRKTSLNDGTKTISLGGLYEVILAPGKDPQHTLYFRGSDEDLVGQWSRPNATLITSAATPSSFLTTSQVALNTLVWNLEDTSIRGLKFLFLSPKSGLVILTGLLIVGLGFAFLSYQEGIWKATIKFATPALILSLANCDFTLPGGNGTPPWEDALPLIENGSGAGVPVTGFIFLHQDHLGSTTMATDGNGNRITGGDQAGASHVSYTPYGSIDQDDTFGPDVFRYKYTGQESDSETGLYYYKARYYDPAIGRFLQADDLMDGNNPNGMDVYMYTEGNPTSSIDPSGHSWVSSFFKRNGLGFLNFKIAVSGFMQRAFYLSSQRLSSFGLSINQYALTSLGQKGSAWDRSGQWLDRQVIDPMQHMTTQELIVAGIVFVAAAVAAYFIGPEAFTEIEVYGNAIVPGLGYIASTIGSIGLGILFEQAGMAFAETLGGTSKSSFNNIHYDHKAGVAMKEMGGNAATFGALLGSAYGEFESGEPLLKAGVESKEVTVFQIDINLEENFLTRILSPLNSLIRLEVRTILYYPVMSGVLPGEIKETIAECLLFSKDKDKQCHL; from the coding sequence TTGATCCTGAAAAATTTCAACTTAAGAAACCCAACCTCACAAACATACGCAAACGGATCGAAAGCACAATACAGTTACGACGTACTCGGAAGACCAACACTTGTGCAAGGAATCGGATCCCAAGGGGAAACAATCACACATACATACGAGTACGATGGAGCTAGTGCAATCGGAAGGCTCACAAGAGCCACAGATCAACTAGGCACAACAGATTTCGGATATGATGTGCGAGGAAATATCACCACACTCCAAAAACATTTGACCGATGAAGATCTAACCTTCCTCATCCAAAAGAAATACAACCTACAGAACCAGATAGAAGAGATCACGTATCCAGATGGAAGCATAGCGAAGAACGTTTACTCCGAAGCAGGATATCTATCAGGAATCACGCTAACACCAGCCGACGGAAGTGGATCAGATTTTCCGATCGTCCAATACAAAGCGAACTTAGAGAATGGAAACCTACAGATTCAAAGATTGTTAGGGAACGGAGTGCTCACGAATATAAGCTACGACCCCGTACAGAGAAGAACAGTCAGTTTACAGACAACAAAAGACTCATCGATCTACGAATCCAAAGCATACGGATATGATGATAAAGGAAACTATAACCAGATTCAAGATTTAGTAAATCCAGTACGAAACCAAACATTCACATATGATACTCTAAACAGGCTCACCTCAGCAACAGGAGTCTATGGAACCGAGGCGTACCAGTATTCGGATTCAGGGAAGTTGCTGAAGAAAGGAAATCTAAACTATACATACGGTGATTCATCCCACACCAACGCTGTAACACAAGTAAGTGGAAATAGTATGAACTATACCTATTCTTACGATGCCTCTGGAAACGTTATTAACAGAAATGGACTAAGCTTAGCATACAATCCGTTCCAAAAGCTAAAGAGTATCCAGACCGACAGTGGGGATACAGTAGCCTTCGATTACGACTTCACAGGAACGAGAATTAGAAAGACTTCTTTAAACGACGGGACAAAGACAATCTCGCTCGGCGGATTGTATGAAGTAATACTCGCTCCAGGAAAAGATCCACAGCATACATTGTATTTCCGAGGAAGTGATGAGGATCTGGTTGGACAATGGAGTAGACCAAACGCAACGCTGATCACTAGTGCAGCAACTCCATCCTCGTTCTTAACAACAAGCCAAGTAGCATTGAACACACTGGTTTGGAATCTAGAAGATACATCCATCCGAGGACTGAAGTTTCTATTCTTATCACCTAAGTCAGGACTAGTGATCTTGACAGGGCTATTGATCGTAGGGTTAGGATTCGCATTCTTGTCCTATCAAGAGGGAATCTGGAAAGCGACGATCAAATTTGCAACTCCGGCTTTAATATTATCACTAGCAAATTGCGATTTCACACTCCCAGGAGGAAACGGAACCCCACCATGGGAAGATGCGCTACCTCTAATCGAAAATGGATCGGGAGCTGGAGTCCCAGTAACCGGGTTTATCTTCTTACACCAAGACCATCTTGGTTCGACCACAATGGCAACAGATGGAAATGGAAACCGCATCACTGGAGGAGATCAGGCCGGAGCCTCTCATGTTTCCTATACGCCTTATGGTTCTATCGATCAAGACGATACATTTGGGCCGGATGTGTTCCGATACAAGTATACGGGGCAGGAGTCGGACTCAGAGACTGGGCTGTATTACTACAAAGCAAGATACTATGATCCAGCAATCGGAAGGTTCTTACAGGCGGACGATCTAATGGATGGCAACAATCCTAATGGTATGGATGTATATATGTATACCGAAGGAAATCCGACTAGTAGCATAGATCCGAGTGGTCATAGCTGGGTGAGTAGTTTCTTTAAAAGAAACGGCTTGGGGTTCTTGAATTTTAAGATCGCTGTGAGCGGTTTTATGCAGAGGGCTTTTTATCTCAGCAGCCAGAGACTTAGTAGCTTTGGGCTCAGTATAAATCAGTATGCTCTTACTAGTCTTGGCCAAAAGGGAAGCGCATGGGATAGAAGTGGCCAATGGTTAGATAGACAAGTGATTGATCCAATGCAGCACATGACAACACAGGAGTTGATTGTAGCTGGTATCGTATTTGTGGCAGCGGCCGTTGCCGCGTATTTTATCGGGCCGGAAGCATTTACGGAAATTGAAGTGTATGGAAATGCAATTGTTCCTGGCCTTGGGTATATCGCCTCTACAATTGGATCAATAGGCCTGGGGATCCTTTTTGAACAGGCAGGGATGGCTTTTGCTGAAACTCTGGGTGGAACATCAAAATCATCGTTTAATAATATTCATTACGATCATAAAGCCGGAGTAGCAATGAAAGAAATGGGAGGAAATGCAGCTACTTTTGGTGCGCTTTTAGGATCGGCTTATGGCGAATTCGAAAGTGGAGAGCCACTTTTAAAAGCCGGTGTTGAATCAAAAGAAGTTACAGTATTTCAAATTGATATTAATTTGGAAGAGAATTTTTTAACTAGAATTTTATCTCCTCTGAATTCACTCATTCGATTAGAAGTCAGAACTATTCTTTATTATCCTGTCATGTCAGGAGTGCTACCAGGGGAAATTAAAGAAACAATTGCAGAATGCCTATTATTTTCGAAAGACAAAGATAAGCAGTGCCATTTATAA
- a CDS encoding RHS repeat-associated core domain-containing protein encodes MLNLYRTRILSFSVILLSSFLLIAWNPLKPILNYFAAAFTGGETSIPLPLPNVQVGITGKPAFSLNIQPPPGAGDMVPSITIDYISGGSQSILGRGWNLSGFPKVLKNPSLGVHFGTSDGYSHELLGDLISTGSSGVYRTKIESFYKATFDGTAWTLRDTSAVTYEYGRNSANGSNSIVQGDSGPVAFYLDKVRDVFGNGYDITYTADTLNSDEPLPQEIKYARGNARIEFTYSNRPSGWKEQIFFLTNTGTRKKILSKIQVYANDASGSEQITDTYDFNYDSSSEVGPLLTSFERENYKPLVFNYTERTNQANILSSSSKNFDLSYKAQDSDAQSNCAGTQTACLCSASAACMLATGGAAGYICTVGVANYQDICTNGVTTSFVTPADTNGDGVPEIVRVNGTMTNQKFSVTPLSDWENASGNSLTASNTLIGSHIGITRKGRILPGDYNGDGKTDFLILTDNGDPLKVYYGPDFSSATYSSVTVAGLSTSGTVTKQFVADVNGDGKTDYIQANSSNNLVVYTSTGSGFQLLQTLAVTTFGTEFQQMIDFDRNGVPDFVRINGTTSKDFIITFLDFQNGALQVLETTKVSRTDFGKSGDQFITDMNGDGYPDFAFYSTSGSQGTVSYYPFTGRSFVTSGASPLQTINVNKAYAREVSGAATTTYVNVDLSGDGIKDQVSYDNSNVSSPFFKVQIYDAAQAKYLAVVQVPWNQNVSSDLNEDGIADTIRADSSVVQGTDANGNATTDTVTKFEVTITNGSYFEVPIDPNSYIATTTASSDSSTMGYFNWRNPKDFVDVNMDGKADFVRYDASSSTLYVSYAKLDSNGYITYSASGDDSWSTGGYLLSLDANGDGKPEILGMNANQVNFITTTQSSIPTVRTNVVRTFPYESSVQLHYIRFNQDLPSGLITSIQNGATSSSGDLTLGIEYQLAKNHTGAIQPSLYDSSKPQFVPFTGADYLATRLTQKAGSSTLGSDSYKYSYARFYLNGFRNSSYIGFQQITNLDEISNESLVTNYDPTFIEMVGTPTSQTKSKNGIKLSESTSSFAKTTSALSGILVQQSSDTQTKYQAGQALFTTSTSHSYDSYGNETSKTINLNGDTVVQSTTYQNDWNSGFIGLPTELQITNNGQLVVDKKILYSNFQVSEERDLVSNGVWKSSQLQSYDSYGNITSTKDANGNINTIEYDPIVHRFPTKITNSLGHVTQRSNDYTTGLLLTSTNPNGGVFKTDYDKFGRPTASYLPGETDWSEQIDYENTGNLESQLIRKTFRRTNGESWQEETSNALTKISKKRSSLVDNTVLVEESYQNQEGQTIKKVDPYIEGSNPFTWNTYTYDQEGNLTTSQRNDGTSTQIALNQLTTTITTSKNGNQIDQLVEVMNALGKVIARTRQGKTIQFQYGANGKASQIIDPENGVTTIVTDLAGRQTSVTNPNSGTITTVYDPITGNPSLQTYANGSKAQYSYDVLGRPTLVQGIGSQGETITHTYEYDGASAIGRLTRVTDQLGTTDFGYDVRGNITSLQKRLTDENLTFLIQKKYNLQNQIEEITYPDGSVAKNIYSQAGYLSGITLTPADGSGSDFPVVQYKANLENGNLQIQRLLGNGVLTNISYDPVQRRTVSLQTTKDSSIYESKAYGYDDKGNYSQIQDLVNPIRNQAFTYDDLNRLTSATGVYGTEAYQYSDSGKLLKKGNLNYTYGDSLHTNAVTQVSGNSTNYTYSYDASGNVINRNGLTLAYNPFQKLKSIQTESGDTVAFDYDFTGTRIRKTSLNDGTKTISLGGLYEVVLVPGKDPQHTLYFRGSDEDLVGQWSRPNATLITSAATPPSFLTTSQVALNTLVWNLEDTSIRGLKFLFLSPKSGLVILTGLLIVGLGFAFLSYQEGIWRATIKFATPALILSLANCDFVLPGGNGTPPWEDAIPFIDNTAGAGIPVTGFIFLHQDHLGSISMATDGNGNRITGGDQAGASHVSYTPYGQIDQDDTFGPDVFRYKYTGQESDSETGLYYYKARYYDPAIGRFLQADNQLDAGSPEGMDVYMYTGGNPTSSIDPSGHSWVSSFFKRNGLGFLNFKIAISGFMQRAFYLSSQRLSSFGLGIVQFANASIELRGSLLEKSGKWLDRQVVDPIQHMTLGEMITGILSFTVQFVLAAIAGVIGAVVGVLVGAAVGGGIPGAIAGFFAGFAAGFAAGWALETAGAGINKALSRTLGGYRKANIHQAGWDREGADRYEHIAEYSGEFGGMVGGLFGALLGSSSEFWTEKGLDSVEFNSKELENPDVTDSSKNAARRFIERDSNPMTWIKQGWSSMQSDIGYRYILNNNVYIIGTGDWLLDELFKKATK; translated from the coding sequence ATGCTAAATCTATATAGAACCCGAATATTATCTTTTTCTGTTATTCTTCTTTCTTCCTTTCTTCTCATCGCCTGGAATCCTCTCAAGCCGATCCTGAACTACTTTGCTGCCGCCTTTACGGGAGGAGAGACGAGTATCCCTCTTCCTTTGCCGAATGTCCAGGTGGGCATTACGGGTAAGCCTGCATTTTCTTTGAATATCCAGCCTCCTCCGGGAGCAGGCGATATGGTTCCTTCCATTACGATCGATTATATTTCCGGAGGCAGTCAGTCCATCTTGGGAAGAGGCTGGAACCTCAGTGGTTTTCCGAAAGTGCTTAAGAATCCGAGTCTCGGGGTTCACTTCGGTACATCTGACGGTTATAGTCATGAACTCTTAGGAGATCTGATCTCTACTGGGAGTAGCGGAGTATATAGAACTAAGATCGAGTCATTTTACAAGGCTACGTTCGACGGAACCGCTTGGACGCTGAGAGATACTTCCGCAGTAACGTATGAATATGGTAGGAATAGTGCCAACGGTTCGAATTCTATCGTGCAAGGGGATAGTGGTCCAGTTGCCTTTTACTTGGATAAGGTACGAGATGTTTTTGGGAATGGGTATGATATCACCTACACTGCGGATACTCTGAATTCGGATGAGCCTCTTCCCCAAGAGATCAAATATGCAAGAGGGAATGCGAGGATCGAGTTCACATACTCGAATCGTCCTAGCGGATGGAAAGAACAGATCTTCTTTCTTACGAATACAGGAACTCGCAAAAAGATCCTAAGTAAGATCCAAGTCTACGCGAATGATGCCAGTGGTTCCGAACAAATAACGGACACTTACGATTTCAATTATGATTCCTCCAGTGAAGTTGGGCCTCTTCTCACTTCTTTTGAAAGAGAGAATTATAAGCCTTTAGTATTCAATTATACGGAGAGAACGAATCAGGCAAATATCTTAAGCTCAAGTAGTAAGAATTTCGATCTTTCTTATAAAGCGCAAGATTCGGACGCACAATCCAATTGTGCGGGAACTCAGACCGCTTGTTTGTGCTCTGCAAGTGCTGCCTGTATGCTTGCAACCGGCGGCGCCGCTGGATATATCTGTACAGTGGGTGTTGCAAATTACCAGGATATTTGCACGAACGGAGTAACAACTTCCTTTGTAACCCCAGCGGACACAAATGGGGACGGTGTTCCGGAGATCGTTCGAGTCAACGGAACGATGACCAATCAGAAATTCTCGGTGACCCCGCTTTCAGATTGGGAGAATGCAAGTGGGAATTCTCTGACCGCTTCGAATACATTAATAGGAAGTCATATTGGTATTACTCGCAAGGGAAGGATCTTGCCTGGGGATTACAATGGAGATGGAAAAACCGATTTCTTAATCCTAACAGACAACGGAGATCCATTAAAAGTCTATTATGGACCGGATTTTAGTTCTGCTACGTATTCTTCTGTTACTGTTGCAGGCTTGAGCACGAGCGGTACTGTTACCAAGCAGTTTGTTGCAGACGTAAATGGTGACGGAAAGACGGACTATATCCAGGCGAATTCGAGCAATAATCTAGTAGTTTATACCTCAACCGGATCCGGTTTCCAGTTATTGCAGACTTTGGCTGTCACGACTTTTGGAACAGAGTTCCAGCAGATGATCGATTTCGATAGAAATGGGGTTCCCGATTTTGTCCGGATCAACGGAACGACCTCGAAAGATTTCATTATAACCTTTTTAGATTTTCAGAATGGAGCTTTGCAAGTTCTGGAGACTACGAAAGTATCTCGTACGGATTTCGGAAAATCAGGTGATCAGTTTATCACTGATATGAATGGAGACGGGTATCCTGACTTTGCTTTCTATTCTACGTCGGGTAGCCAAGGAACCGTTTCGTATTATCCGTTTACTGGAAGAAGTTTCGTTACTAGCGGAGCGAGTCCCTTGCAAACGATCAATGTGAACAAGGCGTATGCGAGAGAAGTTTCCGGGGCCGCAACTACTACATATGTAAATGTGGATCTCTCCGGCGACGGGATCAAGGACCAAGTATCCTATGATAACTCGAATGTTTCGAGTCCATTCTTTAAGGTTCAAATTTACGATGCCGCACAAGCAAAATATCTCGCTGTAGTTCAGGTGCCTTGGAACCAGAACGTTTCTTCTGATCTGAATGAAGATGGGATTGCGGATACGATCCGTGCCGATTCGAGTGTCGTGCAAGGAACGGATGCAAACGGGAATGCAACTACAGATACAGTAACCAAATTCGAGGTTACGATCACAAACGGCTCTTACTTTGAAGTTCCTATTGATCCGAATTCATACATCGCTACGACTACAGCCTCCAGCGATTCTTCTACAATGGGTTATTTCAATTGGAGGAATCCGAAAGACTTCGTAGATGTGAACATGGACGGGAAGGCTGACTTTGTTCGGTATGATGCCTCTTCTTCTACTTTGTATGTTTCCTATGCTAAGTTAGATTCGAACGGATATATTACATATTCAGCAAGCGGAGACGATTCCTGGTCCACCGGTGGATACCTATTGTCTTTGGATGCAAATGGGGATGGAAAACCTGAGATACTGGGAATGAACGCGAACCAAGTGAACTTTATCACTACTACGCAAAGCAGCATTCCAACCGTCCGAACCAATGTGGTACGAACCTTTCCTTACGAATCTAGCGTGCAGCTCCACTATATTCGTTTTAATCAAGACTTACCGAGTGGGCTGATCACTTCGATCCAGAATGGAGCGACTTCTTCTTCTGGAGATCTGACTCTCGGGATCGAATACCAATTGGCCAAGAATCATACAGGAGCGATCCAGCCAAGTCTCTACGATTCTTCTAAGCCTCAATTTGTTCCATTTACTGGAGCTGATTATCTGGCAACTAGGCTCACTCAGAAAGCGGGTAGCTCTACCTTAGGTTCGGATAGCTATAAGTATTCGTATGCGAGATTCTATCTAAACGGGTTTAGAAATTCATCTTATATCGGGTTTCAACAAATCACGAACTTGGATGAGATCTCGAATGAGTCTTTAGTAACGAATTACGATCCTACTTTTATAGAAATGGTGGGAACTCCTACGTCCCAGACCAAATCCAAGAACGGGATCAAACTGAGCGAGTCGACGAGTTCCTTTGCGAAGACGACTTCTGCTTTAAGTGGGATCTTGGTGCAACAATCTTCCGACACACAGACGAAATACCAAGCGGGACAGGCTTTATTTACGACTTCTACTTCTCATTCCTATGATAGCTATGGAAACGAGACTTCAAAGACAATCAACCTGAATGGAGACACAGTCGTTCAATCGACTACGTATCAAAATGATTGGAATTCAGGATTTATCGGTCTTCCTACCGAATTACAGATCACGAATAACGGACAGTTGGTAGTCGATAAGAAGATCTTATATTCAAATTTCCAAGTCTCGGAAGAAAGAGATCTGGTTTCGAATGGCGTATGGAAGAGCTCCCAACTGCAATCCTACGATTCTTATGGTAACATTACCTCCACAAAGGATGCCAACGGAAATATAAACACGATCGAGTACGATCCTATTGTTCATAGATTTCCGACTAAGATCACGAATTCTCTCGGTCATGTAACGCAAAGATCCAATGATTATACAACGGGACTTCTTTTGACTTCAACAAATCCGAATGGCGGGGTTTTTAAAACCGACTATGACAAATTCGGAAGACCGACCGCCAGTTATTTGCCGGGAGAAACAGATTGGTCCGAACAGATAGACTATGAGAATACCGGAAATTTAGAAAGCCAACTCATCCGAAAAACATTCAGAAGAACGAATGGAGAATCCTGGCAAGAAGAGACTTCGAACGCACTCACTAAGATCTCAAAGAAGAGAAGCAGCCTCGTAGACAATACAGTTTTAGTAGAAGAGAGTTACCAAAACCAAGAAGGACAGACGATTAAGAAAGTAGATCCGTATATAGAAGGATCGAATCCATTCACTTGGAATACGTACACGTATGACCAAGAAGGCAACCTAACCACTTCACAAAGAAATGATGGGACTTCTACCCAGATCGCATTAAATCAGCTCACAACAACGATCACCACTTCTAAGAACGGAAACCAAATCGATCAGTTAGTCGAAGTAATGAACGCGCTCGGAAAAGTAATCGCCAGAACGAGACAAGGAAAGACAATCCAGTTCCAATACGGAGCGAATGGAAAAGCGTCGCAGATCATAGACCCAGAAAACGGAGTTACTACAATCGTAACAGACCTAGCGGGAAGACAAACGAGCGTAACCAATCCGAATTCAGGAACAATTACAACCGTATACGATCCGATCACAGGAAACCCGTCGTTGCAAACATACGCGAACGGATCAAAAGCGCAATACAGCTATGATGTGCTCGGAAGACCAACACTTGTACAAGGAATCGGATCCCAAGGAGAAACGATCACACATACATACGAGTACGATGGAGCTAGTGCAATCGGAAGGCTCACAAGAGTCACAGATCAACTCGGAACCACAGACTTCGGATATGATGTAAGAGGAAATATAACTTCATTACAAAAACGTTTAACCGATGAGAATCTAACCTTCTTGATCCAAAAGAAATACAACCTACAGAACCAGATAGAAGAGATCACGTATCCAGATGGAAGCGTAGCAAAGAATATCTACTCACAAGCAGGATATCTATCAGGAATCACACTCACGCCAGCAGATGGAAGTGGATCGGATTTTCCAGTCGTTCAATACAAAGCAAACTTAGAAAATGGAAACCTGCAGATCCAAAGATTACTCGGAAACGGAGTCTTGACGAATATCAGCTACGATCCAGTACAAAGAAGAACAGTCAGTTTACAAACGACGAAGGACTCCTCTATCTACGAATCCAAAGCATACGGATACGACGACAAAGGAAACTATAGCCAAATCCAAGATTTGGTGAACCCAATCCGGAATCAGGCTTTTACATACGATGATCTAAACAGACTCACGTCTGCTACTGGGGTCTACGGCACAGAAGCATACCAATATTCAGATTCAGGGAAACTACTGAAGAAAGGAAATCTAAACTATACTTACGGCGATTCATTACATACCAACGCAGTCACGCAAGTAAGTGGAAATAGTACGAACTATACCTACTCCTATGATGCATCTGGGAATGTAATTAACAGAAATGGATTAACCTTAGCATACAATCCATTCCAAAAGCTAAAGAGTATCCAGACCGAAAGTGGGGATACAGTAGCCTTCGACTACGACTTTACAGGAACGAGAATCAGAAAAACATCACTCAACGATGGAACGAAAACAATCTCACTTGGCGGATTGTATGAAGTAGTGCTCGTTCCAGGAAAAGATCCACAGCATACATTATACTTCAGAGGAAGTGATGAGGATTTAGTCGGGCAATGGAGTAGACCAAACGCAACGCTGATCACTAGTGCAGCAACTCCACCCTCGTTCTTAACAACAAGCCAAGTAGCGCTGAACACACTGGTTTGGAATCTAGAAGATACATCCATCCGAGGACTGAAGTTTCTATTCTTATCACCTAAGTCAGGCTTGGTGATCTTAACAGGACTCCTAATAGTAGGATTAGGATTTGCATTCTTGTCCTACCAAGAGGGAATCTGGAGAGCGACGATCAAGTTTGCGACACCTGCACTGATACTCTCCTTAGCGAACTGCGACTTTGTACTCCCAGGAGGAAACGGAACACCACCTTGGGAAGATGCGATCCCATTCATCGACAATACAGCAGGAGCAGGCATCCCAGTGACAGGATTCATATTCTTGCACCAAGACCATCTTGGCTCAATCTCAATGGCAACAGATGGAAATGGAAACCGCATCACTGGAGGCGATCAGGCCGGAGCCTCTCATGTTTCTTATACGCCGTACGGGCAAATTGATCAAGATGATACATTTGGACCGGATGTATTCCGATATAAGTATACGGGACAGGAATCTGATTCTGAGACAGGGCTGTACTACTACAAAGCGAGATACTACGATCCGGCAATCGGAAGGTTCTTACAGGCTGACAATCAGTTAGATGCAGGATCTCCTGAAGGTATGGACGTTTACATGTATACCGGGGGAAATCCTACTAGTAGTATTGACCCGAGTGGCCATAGCTGGGTGAGTAGTTTCTTTAAAAGAAATGGGTTGGGGTTCTTGAATTTTAAGATCGCTATTAGCGGTTTTATGCAGAGAGCTTTTTATCTGAGCAGTCAGAGGCTTAGCAGTTTTGGTCTTGGAATAGTCCAGTTTGCTAATGCAAGCATTGAATTGAGAGGCAGCTTATTAGAAAAAAGTGGAAAATGGCTGGATAGACAGGTCGTAGATCCGATACAACACATGACACTTGGAGAAATGATAACCGGTATTTTGAGTTTTACAGTTCAATTTGTCCTGGCTGCCATAGCAGGCGTTATTGGTGCTGTAGTTGGTGTTTTAGTTGGAGCAGCCGTAGGTGGTGGAATTCCTGGAGCCATTGCAGGTTTCTTTGCCGGATTTGCTGCAGGCTTTGCCGCTGGTTGGGCATTAGAAACAGCAGGAGCCGGAATTAATAAGGCGCTATCTCGAACCTTAGGCGGTTATCGAAAGGCTAACATTCACCAAGCAGGTTGGGACCGAGAAGGAGCGGATCGGTATGAACATATTGCGGAGTATTCCGGTGAGTTTGGTGGCATGGTTGGAGGTCTTTTCGGAGCATTATTAGGCTCAAGCTCAGAATTTTGGACTGAGAAAGGTTTGGATAGTGTTGAATTTAATAGTAAGGAATTAGAAAATCCAGATGTCACTGATTCATCTAAAAATGCAGCCCGAAGATTTATAGAAAGGGATTCAAATCCAATGACATGGATTAAGCAAGGCTGGAGTTCCATGCAATCTGACATCGGATATCGATATATATTAAATAATAATGTGTATATAATTGGAACAGGCGATTGGCTACTTGACGAATTGTTTAAAAAGGCGACCAAATGA